The nucleotide sequence CTTTCGTCGTTGGTCACCGGACTGGGGCATCTCTATCTGGGGCGATGGCGTCGTGCGCTGGGATGGCTCGTCGTGGTGACCGGTGTGGGACTGTTTTTGGTGGATCCGACAGCCATCGCGTCGCTGGCAGCCGGGTCTGTCCCGGACCCGGTGGCTCTCGGGCCACTGTTCGTCGTGAGTCTGCTTTCCGTTCTTGATGCGTACATCTTGGCACGCGCCCAGAACGTGATGCAGCGAGTCAGCAACACCGTCGAGGGGGCACGAACTCATTGTCCGAACTGCGGAAACGAACTCGATCCCGAACTCTCGTTCTGTCACTGGTGTTCGACGGAAATCGATCGGTCCACTGAATCGCAACCGGACCCGATTACCGAACGGACGTGATCCGTTCGTTGTTCCGACTGCGCGCTATTCGACACTGAGGGGCCCGATACAGACGACAGCACGGTCTCGACTGCGTTCGGTCATACTCGGATAGTTCGGACTCTAACGGGTTCTACGCGTTATGCAAAGAGAACAGCCTCGATGTATTCATCGGCCGCCCGTCGCGCCGTCGAAAGCGTGTCTGTCTCGCCGTGGATGACGGCCCGTGTCCTCGCGCCGTCGACGATCGTCATGATCGCTCTCGCGACGTGCTCGGAGTCGGCCTCGACGAAGACGCCTGCCTTGATCCCGTGGTCGATCACCGTCTCCAGCAAGTACCGGACGTACTCGTCGTTCTGCCGGAAGCGGTCCTCGAAGGCGTCGTTGTACGGTGCCTGGCTCCGCATTTCCAGCAGGGCGATCAGGAAGTTCCGGTGGTCCTTCGGATCGACGAGCAACTTATCGAGCAATAATTCGAGTCGTTGCTCGGGCGCAGTCGTCTCGACTTCGTGAATCGTCTCGACGAACTGGTCGATGACGTAGTCCAAAAACGCCGCGAGCAGGTCGTCTTTGGTGTCGTAGTGATAGTGTATCGCCGCCGTCGACTTGCCGTACTCGTCGGCGATCCGTTCGATCGTGAGATCCGCGTACCCGTGTTCCCGAAGCGCACGATAGGTTGCGCGCATGATCGCCTCGTCGGTCTCGGAAAACGACCGTTCGAGCGGGTCGGCCATCGTCTTGACGTACGTCGGATCCTAATTAACTGTTTTGACTTACACGTCAGTGACATTTGCCCACAATCCCGCCGGTATTGGGTCTCTAAAGGGGAAGATTCTCGATTCTGGACGATTCTCGTCCGCTCCCAAAGACTTTTGACTAATTGGTTAGTAAGTACTGTATCTACTGTGATCGTCGACGATTCACTCAGGACCTTCTCTGAAGAGACGCATTGTCGGGTCTGTGTGCAGCCTGTGACGGACCGCGGGCGGGACGCGGGGACCATCCCGGAAACCGGACCCCCATGGCGTCGGTTCCGTCATCCAGTCCGGGAGGCCCCCTTCGGCAGGCCGCTGAACGGGCCGGGCGTTCGAGCCATCGGCCGCGAACTGTTCACCCCTGACCTGCTGGACGGGTGTCGATAATGGGTGTTCGGGACCGCCTCGGCGCGCTGTTCAAGGGGCCCGAGGAGTTCGACCTCACGTCGGGAGCCATCGGCAAACCGTTGTTTTTCCTGTCGATGCCCATCGTCATCACGAACCTGTTTCAGACGGCGTACAACCTCGCGGATACGTTCTGGCTGGGGCAATACAGCACCGACGCGCTGGCGGCGATCAGTTTCGCGTTCCCGATGGTGTTTCTGGTCATCTCGCTGGGTATGGGAATCTCGGTCGCGGGGAGCATCCTCGTCGCCCAGTACACCGGCGCGGACGAGGAGCGAGAGGCCGAATACGCCGCGTCCCAGACGGTCACCTTCGCCGTCCTCGCTTCACTTCTGCTGGGTGGGGCCGGCTATCTCTTCGTCGATCAGTTCCTGGCGATCATGGGCGCGTCGGCGTCCGTGTTGCCCCTCGCGACGAGTTACATGGAGGTCATCTCGCTGGGGCTGGTGTTCATGTTCGGCTTTGCGGTGTTCGTCGCCCTCATGCGCGGGTGTGGCGACACGATCACGCCGATGGTCGTCATGTTCGGGTCAGTCGTCGTCAACATCGTCATCGATCCGTTCCTGATCTTCGGGTGGACCGTCGTCGAAAACGTCCCCCTCGTCGGGACGATTTCGTTCCCTGAACTCGGCATTCAGGGGGCGGCCGTCGCGACGGTGTTCTCCCGAGCGCTCGCCCTCGTTGTTGGGCTCGCAATCATGTTTCGCGGGACCCGCGGGCTCGAAATCCACCTCAGCGATATGGTCCCGGATCTCCACTATTTCCGCCGACTCGTCCGGATCGGGCTTCCCGCATCGATCGAGGGGACCGGCCGCGCGCTCTCGATGAACCTGCTTCTGTTCGTCGTCGCGACGTTCTCGGATCCGGTGGTCGCGGCCTACGGCATCGGGACGCGGATCTTCTCGGTCGTGTTCCTGCCGGCGACCGCTGTCGCTCGCGGCGTCGAGACGATGACCGGCCAGAACATCGGCGCGAACAGGCCGGCCCGCGCTCAGCGGGCTACTCGGCTCGCCGCGACGTTCCTCTTCGGTGTCCTCACCGTCGTTGGACTCGCCGTCTTCGCCGTGCCAGAACCGATCGTCTCGGTGTTCGTGGGTGCCGGCCAGGACAACGCCGAGGCTGTCGTCTCCGCCGGGTCACAATTCCTGCGATACGTCGCACTTTCGTTCGGCTTCATCGGCATCCTGCGGGCCTACACGGGAAGTTTCCGGGGTGCCGGCGAGACGCTGACAGCCGCAGCGATCGCCGTGGTCACGCTCGGGGGAATCCGGTTCCCCGTCGCCTGGGTGGGTGCCGCCGCGCTCGGTGCCCCCGGTATCTGGGTCTCGTTTGCCGTCTCGAACGTCGTCGGGGCGGCTGTTGCCTACCT is from Halorhabdus sp. BNX81 and encodes:
- a CDS encoding zinc ribbon domain-containing protein — translated: MRQPSERKRPWLAALLSSLVTGLGHLYLGRWRRALGWLVVVTGVGLFLVDPTAIASLAAGSVPDPVALGPLFVVSLLSVLDAYILARAQNVMQRVSNTVEGARTHCPNCGNELDPELSFCHWCSTEIDRSTESQPDPITERT
- a CDS encoding TetR family transcriptional regulator C-terminal domain-containing protein; this encodes MADPLERSFSETDEAIMRATYRALREHGYADLTIERIADEYGKSTAAIHYHYDTKDDLLAAFLDYVIDQFVETIHEVETTAPEQRLELLLDKLLVDPKDHRNFLIALLEMRSQAPYNDAFEDRFRQNDEYVRYLLETVIDHGIKAGVFVEADSEHVARAIMTIVDGARTRAVIHGETDTLSTARRAADEYIEAVLFA
- a CDS encoding MATE family efflux transporter, with the protein product MGVRDRLGALFKGPEEFDLTSGAIGKPLFFLSMPIVITNLFQTAYNLADTFWLGQYSTDALAAISFAFPMVFLVISLGMGISVAGSILVAQYTGADEEREAEYAASQTVTFAVLASLLLGGAGYLFVDQFLAIMGASASVLPLATSYMEVISLGLVFMFGFAVFVALMRGCGDTITPMVVMFGSVVVNIVIDPFLIFGWTVVENVPLVGTISFPELGIQGAAVATVFSRALALVVGLAIMFRGTRGLEIHLSDMVPDLHYFRRLVRIGLPASIEGTGRALSMNLLLFVVATFSDPVVAAYGIGTRIFSVVFLPATAVARGVETMTGQNIGANRPARAQRATRLAATFLFGVLTVVGLAVFAVPEPIVSVFVGAGQDNAEAVVSAGSQFLRYVALSFGFIGILRAYTGSFRGAGETLTAAAIAVVTLGGIRFPVAWVGAAALGAPGIWVSFAVSNVVGAAVAYLWYRRGTWREGDLTETKISTDGTAIEPTATDD